Proteins found in one Rhodobacteraceae bacterium D3-12 genomic segment:
- a CDS encoding DMT family transporter has translation MTVTAAKQGNLFGAICAMIAVLCFSVNDIGIKWLSDGYALHLVVLIRSLVGMVVMLAIIMPLSGGLRVMRTKRLGAHLFRGLCVVLANVFFFLGLAALPLADAVAIFFISPLVITLFSVLFLGETVGPRRWGAIGLGFVGVMVIVKPGTSAFQAASLLPIVAAILYAALHTMTRKIGNTESAATMMFYIQVTFLATSALVGLVLGHGGFEGSAHPSIAFLTRAWGWPEAGDWLTLGFIGVASAVGGYFISQAYRVSEAAFVAPFEYVAMPMAVVWGWILFSELPGLTDWIGIAMIVGAGLFLLWREAEVDEEKPASAPKYRR, from the coding sequence TGGTGCGATTTGCGCCATGATTGCGGTGTTGTGCTTTTCCGTAAATGACATCGGGATCAAGTGGTTATCCGACGGCTATGCGCTTCATCTGGTGGTGTTGATCCGCTCGCTTGTGGGGATGGTTGTGATGCTGGCCATTATCATGCCGTTGAGCGGCGGATTGCGGGTGATGCGCACCAAAAGGCTGGGTGCGCATCTGTTCCGCGGGCTGTGTGTGGTGCTGGCCAATGTGTTCTTTTTCCTTGGGCTGGCGGCCCTGCCTTTGGCCGATGCGGTGGCGATTTTCTTTATCTCGCCGCTGGTGATCACGTTGTTTTCGGTGCTGTTTCTGGGCGAGACGGTGGGCCCGCGCCGGTGGGGGGCGATTGGTTTGGGGTTCGTCGGGGTGATGGTGATCGTGAAGCCCGGCACATCGGCGTTTCAGGCGGCATCGTTGCTGCCGATTGTGGCGGCGATCCTATATGCGGCGTTGCACACGATGACGCGCAAGATCGGCAATACCGAGAGCGCGGCGACGATGATGTTTTACATTCAGGTCACGTTCCTTGCGACCAGCGCGCTTGTCGGGCTGGTGCTGGGGCATGGCGGGTTTGAGGGTAGCGCGCATCCGTCGATTGCGTTTTTGACCCGCGCGTGGGGCTGGCCCGAGGCGGGCGATTGGCTGACGCTGGGGTTTATCGGGGTGGCGAGCGCGGTGGGTGGCTATTTCATCAGTCAGGCTTACCGCGTGAGCGAGGCGGCATTCGTGGCGCCGTTTGAATATGTGGCGATGCCGATGGCGGTGGTTTGGGGCTGGATTTTGTTCAGCGAATTGCCGGGGCTGACGGATTGGATCGGGATTGCGATGATTGTCGGGGCGGGGCTGTTCCTGCTTTGGCGCGAGGCGGAAGTGGACGAGGAAAAACCGGCGTCGGCCCCGAAATACCGCCGCTGA
- a CDS encoding ornithine cyclodeaminase: MTIEMIPFAEGEAKMRWQGLLAAFEAGHTRAKAEIGDTFLYRGEDTLLSRAAWIDGMGSLVKTANIFPGNPGAGKPMVNGAVNLYSDTDGTLEAIVDFHLVTKWKTAGDSLYAASKLARKDARKFLIVGAGTVGRSMIEAYGALFEGTEFTVWNRSPKGAEEMAADIPGLTVAEDLEAAVGEADVIATATMASTPVIKGAWLKPGQHLDLIGAYRPDMREVDDEAISRARVFVNSYDTTVAHIGEIIEPLKSGALKRDEIVADYYEPEQFRRTSDEEITIAKNGGGAHLDLMTSRYILEAWRG, from the coding sequence ATGACGATTGAGATGATACCCTTTGCCGAGGGCGAGGCGAAAATGCGCTGGCAGGGTTTGTTGGCGGCGTTCGAGGCGGGGCACACCCGCGCCAAGGCCGAGATTGGCGATACGTTTTTGTATCGCGGTGAGGACACGTTGCTGTCGCGTGCGGCGTGGATTGACGGGATGGGCTCATTGGTGAAAACGGCCAATATCTTTCCCGGCAATCCGGGTGCGGGCAAGCCGATGGTGAACGGCGCGGTGAACCTTTATTCCGACACTGATGGCACGTTGGAGGCGATTGTCGATTTCCATTTGGTGACCAAGTGGAAGACCGCCGGGGACAGCCTCTATGCGGCGTCCAAGCTGGCCCGGAAAGACGCGCGCAAGTTCCTGATTGTCGGGGCCGGGACGGTGGGGCGTTCGATGATCGAAGCCTATGGCGCCTTGTTCGAGGGGACCGAGTTCACCGTCTGGAACCGCTCGCCCAAGGGGGCGGAGGAGATGGCGGCGGATATTCCGGGGCTGACCGTGGCCGAGGACCTTGAGGCGGCAGTGGGCGAAGCGGATGTGATTGCCACGGCGACGATGGCGAGCACGCCGGTGATCAAGGGCGCGTGGTTGAAACCCGGTCAGCATCTGGACCTGATCGGGGCCTATCGCCCGGATATGCGCGAGGTGGACGACGAGGCGATTTCCCGCGCGCGGGTGTTTGTGAACAGCTATGACACCACGGTCGCGCATATCGGCGAGATCATAGAGCCGTTGAAATCCGGCGCGTTGAAGCGGGACGAAATTGTCGCGGATTACTACGAGCCGGAGCAGTTCCGGCGCACCAGCGACGAAGAGATCACGATTGCCAAGAACGGCGGGGGTGCGCATCTCGATCTGATGACGAGCCGTTACATTCTGGAGGCATGGCGCGGATGA
- a CDS encoding alpha/beta hydrolase, with product MIWALLLIGVMVLGLAEPFLRELRKPSVRAFEDEAPGAFAELSAGRVHYRWSGQAVASVDGPVMVLVHGLTTPSFMWDALEAPLVAKGYRVLRYDLYGRGYSDRPRGAQDAAFFVTQLEELLAHEGITGPVTLVGYSMGGAIGTAFAAKHPVKVSRLVLLAPAGMGHALGAAERLVALPGLVAEWLMLWMFPARFRAGVNAERDDPRVPDAVVAGQLAQLQRRGYLRSVLESLRGILSEDRAAEHRAIAAAGLPVLAVWGQVDETIPIAAKAVLEQWNGAAEHVVLGDAGHALPYTHAAEVADAI from the coding sequence ATGATCTGGGCGCTCCTGCTGATTGGGGTGATGGTTCTGGGGCTGGCCGAGCCGTTCCTGCGCGAGCTGCGCAAACCTTCGGTGCGGGCGTTTGAAGACGAGGCACCGGGGGCGTTTGCAGAGTTGTCGGCGGGGCGGGTGCATTACCGATGGAGCGGGCAGGCGGTCGCCTCCGTTGACGGCCCGGTGATGGTTCTGGTGCATGGGCTGACCACGCCGTCGTTTATGTGGGACGCGCTGGAGGCGCCGCTTGTGGCCAAAGGGTATCGGGTGCTGCGCTATGATCTTTATGGACGCGGGTATTCCGACCGACCGAGGGGCGCACAGGACGCGGCGTTTTTCGTCACGCAGTTGGAGGAGTTGCTGGCGCATGAGGGCATCACCGGGCCGGTGACGTTGGTGGGCTATTCCATGGGCGGGGCGATTGGTACGGCGTTTGCGGCAAAACACCCGGTGAAGGTGTCGCGGCTGGTGTTGTTGGCACCGGCGGGGATGGGGCATGCGCTTGGCGCGGCGGAGCGGTTGGTGGCGCTGCCGGGGCTGGTGGCCGAGTGGCTGATGCTGTGGATGTTTCCAGCCCGGTTTCGCGCCGGTGTGAACGCCGAGAGGGATGATCCGCGGGTGCCGGATGCGGTGGTGGCCGGGCAGTTGGCGCAGCTGCAACGGCGCGGGTATTTACGCTCGGTTCTGGAGAGCCTGCGGGGGATTTTGAGCGAAGACCGCGCGGCGGAACACCGGGCGATTGCGGCAGCGGGGCTTCCGGTTTTGGCGGTCTGGGGGCAGGTGGATGAGACGATCCCGATTGCCGCCAAAGCGGTGCTCGAGCAATGGAACGGAGCGGCGGAGCATGTGGTGCTGGGCGATGCGGGGCATGCGTTGCCCTATACCCATGCGGCGGAAGTGGCCGACGCGATATGA
- a CDS encoding MFS transporter: MPKSPSIFTPVLIVGCGIILISFAIRASFGVFQIPIADEFGWARSEFSLAIALQNLFWGIGQPIFGALAEKIGDRRAIIIGAFLYAAGLVMSSFAVTPEAHQFYEIFVGFGIAGTGFGVILAVVGRAASDENRSMSLAIATAAGSGGQVIGAPLAEYLLTFFTWQSVFLIFAAMILATLLSLPMMRSPARPATRAELEETLGGILKKAFRDPSYTLIFLGFFSCGYQLAFITAHFPAFVTEMCGPIAPGGLLHGMGITSTSRLGAVAISLIGLANIAGTLTAGWLGNRYSKKYLLAGIYTGRTLIAAAFILVPMTPLTVLLFSVSMGALWLATVPLTSGLIAHIYGLRYMGTLYGIIFFSHQMGSFLGVWLGGRMYDIYGSYTAVWWIGVGIGAFSAIVHLPVKERRLVPA, translated from the coding sequence ATGCCGAAATCACCATCTATTTTCACGCCCGTGTTGATCGTGGGCTGCGGCATCATCCTTATCTCCTTCGCCATCCGAGCCAGCTTCGGCGTCTTCCAAATCCCGATCGCGGATGAATTCGGCTGGGCGCGCTCGGAATTCTCGCTCGCCATCGCGCTGCAAAACCTGTTCTGGGGGATCGGACAGCCAATCTTCGGCGCCCTCGCCGAGAAAATAGGCGACCGCCGCGCCATCATCATCGGCGCGTTCCTCTATGCGGCGGGCCTTGTGATGTCCTCCTTTGCCGTCACCCCCGAAGCGCATCAGTTCTATGAAATCTTCGTCGGTTTTGGCATCGCGGGCACCGGCTTTGGCGTCATCCTCGCCGTCGTCGGGCGCGCCGCGTCCGATGAAAACCGCTCGATGAGCCTCGCCATCGCCACCGCCGCAGGCTCCGGCGGACAGGTGATCGGCGCGCCGCTCGCGGAATACCTGCTCACCTTCTTCACATGGCAGTCCGTGTTCCTGATCTTCGCGGCCATGATCCTCGCCACCCTGCTCTCCCTACCGATGATGCGCAGCCCCGCGCGCCCCGCCACCCGCGCCGAACTCGAAGAAACCCTCGGCGGCATCCTCAAGAAAGCGTTCCGCGACCCCTCCTATACGCTGATCTTCCTCGGGTTCTTTTCCTGCGGCTATCAACTGGCCTTCATCACGGCGCATTTCCCGGCCTTTGTCACCGAAATGTGCGGCCCCATTGCGCCCGGCGGCTTGCTGCATGGCATGGGCATCACCTCAACCTCGCGGCTCGGCGCGGTGGCGATCTCGCTCATTGGTCTCGCCAATATCGCGGGCACGCTGACGGCGGGCTGGCTTGGCAATCGCTATTCCAAGAAATACCTGCTTGCGGGCATCTATACCGGGCGCACGCTCATTGCCGCCGCCTTTATCCTCGTGCCGATGACCCCGCTTACGGTGCTGTTGTTCTCGGTTTCGATGGGCGCCCTCTGGCTGGCCACGGTGCCGCTGACCTCCGGGCTGATCGCGCATATCTACGGGCTGCGCTATATGGGCACGCTCTACGGGATCATCTTCTTTTCCCACCAAATGGGAAGCTTCCTCGGCGTCTGGCTCGGCGGGCGGATGTATGACATCTACGGCAGCTATACGGCCGTCTGGTGGATAGGTGTTGGCATCGGCGCATTTTCCGCTATCGTTCACCTACCGGTCAAGGAGCGTCGACTCGTACCGGCTTGA
- a CDS encoding alpha/beta fold hydrolase yields the protein MTHDLNIITTGPSDGPPLLLIHGAWHGAWCWQDTYAQAFAESGFYTHSLDLRGHGNRPAVKSMRWNRIRDYVDDAAATIAAMPSPPIVIGHSMGGFITQHLMARGTPMRGAGLLASLPHSGALPVALKTLRQRPLTFLRILTHASLYPMVQGPAYAAHLFLDADTPAPEKAAFHAQLTDESFLGFLDMTALALPRKPVAPPPVCVVGGALDQIFPPKSQHRLARRFNTTAHIIPDAPHNLMLSKHWRASFDIFLTWARALPT from the coding sequence ATGACCCATGATCTCAACATCATCACCACAGGGCCATCCGACGGGCCGCCGCTGCTCTTGATCCACGGCGCGTGGCACGGCGCATGGTGTTGGCAAGACACCTACGCCCAAGCCTTCGCCGAAAGCGGCTTTTACACCCATTCGCTCGACCTGCGCGGCCATGGCAACCGCCCGGCAGTCAAATCAATGCGCTGGAACCGCATCCGCGATTACGTCGATGACGCCGCCGCAACCATTGCCGCGATGCCGTCACCACCAATCGTGATTGGCCACTCGATGGGCGGCTTCATCACGCAACACCTGATGGCGCGCGGCACGCCTATGCGCGGCGCCGGTCTGCTCGCCTCGCTACCGCACAGCGGCGCGCTGCCCGTGGCGCTGAAAACCCTGCGCCAACGCCCGCTGACCTTCCTGCGCATACTTACCCACGCCTCGCTCTACCCGATGGTGCAGGGCCCGGCCTACGCCGCCCACCTCTTCCTTGATGCCGACACACCCGCTCCCGAAAAGGCCGCATTCCACGCCCAACTCACCGATGAAAGCTTCCTTGGCTTCCTCGACATGACCGCCCTCGCCCTGCCCCGCAAACCCGTCGCGCCACCGCCGGTCTGCGTGGTTGGCGGCGCTTTGGATCAGATCTTCCCGCCCAAAAGCCAACACCGCCTTGCCCGCCGCTTTAACACCACGGCTCACATCATCCCGGACGCCCCCCATAACCTGATGCTTTCCAAACACTGGCGCGCCAGCTTCGACATCTTCCTCACCTGGGCCCGCGCCCTCCCCACCTGA
- the zapE gene encoding cell division protein ZapE translates to MTRDITQEYAARVAAGSLSPDPAQEAVLPSLERVRRALMEPQKKGWFGKAKPTPIEGLYLWGGVGRGKSMLMDLFVDCLGDIPARRVHFHAFMQEIHEAMHKARQEGVEDALMPAAQAVISSVRCLAFDEMQITDITDAMIVGRLFEALTAAGVAVVTTSNRVPDDLYKDGLNRQLFLPFIALLKQQMEVRELSSPTDYRQDRLQGQEVYFAPDNAAAKAEMDAIWHDLTGGMSEAYTLRVKGRDVVIPGFHNGVARASFYDLCGRMLGPGDYLALAEEVKVLLIDNIPRLSRSNFNEAKRFVTLIDALYEAEVRLIASAAAAPEMLYVEGEGTFEFERTASRLREMQSEGWGAG, encoded by the coding sequence ATGACGCGCGATATTACCCAAGAATACGCCGCCCGCGTGGCCGCTGGCAGCCTGTCCCCCGATCCGGCGCAGGAGGCCGTTCTGCCCAGCCTTGAGCGGGTGCGCAGGGCGCTGATGGAACCGCAGAAGAAGGGGTGGTTTGGCAAGGCCAAGCCCACGCCGATCGAGGGGCTTTACCTGTGGGGCGGGGTCGGGCGCGGCAAGTCGATGCTGATGGATTTATTCGTTGATTGCCTTGGCGATATTCCGGCGCGGCGGGTGCATTTCCATGCCTTCATGCAGGAAATTCACGAGGCGATGCACAAGGCGCGTCAGGAGGGTGTCGAGGATGCCTTGATGCCTGCGGCGCAGGCGGTGATTTCGTCGGTGCGCTGTTTGGCGTTTGACGAGATGCAGATCACCGACATCACCGATGCGATGATCGTCGGGCGCTTGTTCGAGGCGTTGACGGCGGCGGGGGTTGCGGTGGTGACCACGTCGAACCGGGTGCCGGATGATCTTTATAAAGACGGGTTGAACCGGCAGTTGTTTTTGCCCTTCATCGCGCTGCTTAAGCAGCAGATGGAGGTGCGCGAGCTGTCCAGTCCGACGGATTACCGGCAGGACCGCTTGCAGGGGCAGGAGGTGTATTTTGCCCCCGATAATGCCGCGGCGAAGGCGGAAATGGATGCGATCTGGCACGATTTGACCGGCGGGATGAGCGAGGCCTATACCCTGCGGGTCAAGGGGCGCGATGTGGTCATTCCGGGGTTTCACAACGGGGTGGCGCGGGCGTCGTTTTATGACCTGTGCGGGCGGATGTTGGGGCCGGGGGATTACCTTGCGCTGGCCGAAGAGGTGAAGGTTTTGCTGATCGACAACATCCCGCGTCTGTCGCGCAGCAATTTCAACGAGGCCAAGCGGTTTGTGACGCTGATTGATGCGCTTTACGAGGCGGAGGTGCGGTTGATCGCGAGCGCGGCGGCGGCGCCAGAGATGCTTTATGTCGAGGGTGAGGGCACGTTCGAGTTTGAGCGCACGGCGAGCCGGTTGCGTGAAATGCAGTCAGAGGGTTGGGGTGCTGGGTAG
- a CDS encoding LysR family transcriptional regulator, with protein sequence MQVKTPSDLNWNDLRFLLALSRAHTLVGAARHLGVDETTVSRRLRALEQATGLVLLQPGVGRAITLTPAAHRLADIATAMEGESRALNALVSDHSGTPTGRIRLTATPMIVNRLIAPALPEFAAAHPGLSLALLPDGRDYDLARHEADLALRLARPSHGGQTLTTRRIARLTYAAFAPVGGDPETLPWITLDPALSHLPHARWLAAQTPQARVTVSDVETARAAVVAGLGKTLLPCLPDQPSHPAAPPTLTPIAANTGTPPPSRDIWLLRRRADRRDPATQAVAQWLETLCATLPSTPTL encoded by the coding sequence ATGCAGGTCAAAACACCAAGCGATCTGAATTGGAACGATCTTCGTTTCCTTCTCGCCCTGTCGCGCGCCCACACGCTTGTCGGCGCCGCACGCCACCTTGGCGTTGATGAAACCACGGTCTCGCGCCGCCTTCGCGCGCTGGAACAGGCCACCGGCCTTGTGCTTTTGCAACCCGGTGTCGGGCGCGCCATTACCCTCACCCCTGCCGCACACCGCCTTGCCGACATCGCCACCGCGATGGAGGGCGAAAGCCGCGCGCTCAACGCGCTGGTCTCGGACCACTCCGGCACGCCCACTGGGCGCATCCGCCTGACCGCCACGCCGATGATCGTCAACCGGCTTATCGCCCCCGCACTGCCAGAGTTTGCTGCGGCCCATCCCGGCCTGTCGCTCGCGCTTTTGCCCGACGGGCGCGATTATGACCTTGCCCGTCACGAGGCCGACCTCGCCCTGCGCCTTGCCCGCCCGTCTCACGGCGGACAGACGCTCACCACCCGCCGCATTGCGCGTCTCACCTATGCCGCCTTCGCGCCCGTGGGAGGCGACCCTGAAACCCTGCCGTGGATCACGCTCGATCCGGCGCTGTCGCACCTGCCACATGCCCGCTGGCTCGCCGCGCAAACGCCGCAGGCCCGCGTGACCGTCTCTGATGTGGAAACCGCGCGCGCGGCGGTGGTTGCGGGGCTTGGCAAAACGCTTCTACCCTGCCTCCCGGATCAGCCCAGCCATCCCGCTGCGCCGCCAACCCTGACGCCCATCGCCGCCAACACCGGCACCCCGCCGCCCAGCCGCGATATCTGGCTCCTGCGCCGCCGCGCCGACCGGCGCGACCCCGCCACTCAGGCCGTCGCCCAATGGTTAGAGACGCTCTGCGCGACCCTACCCAGCACCCCAACCCTCTGA
- a CDS encoding YciI family protein codes for MLMTILFRDTPDADPEIRARHMPEHLDFLEQNRASIRAAGPLLAPDGTVSGGLWLVEVAGAEAADALVRADPFFATGLRESWEICQWRQVFADGARQI; via the coding sequence ATGTTGATGACCATTCTGTTCCGCGACACCCCCGACGCGGACCCCGAGATAAGAGCGCGGCATATGCCGGAGCATTTGGATTTTCTGGAGCAAAACCGCGCAAGCATCCGCGCGGCGGGGCCGTTGTTGGCACCGGATGGCACGGTGAGCGGCGGCTTGTGGTTGGTCGAGGTTGCGGGCGCGGAGGCGGCGGACGCCTTGGTCAGGGCCGATCCGTTCTTTGCCACGGGGCTGCGGGAGAGTTGGGAGATTTGCCAATGGCGGCAGGTGTTTGCGGATGGGGCGCGGCAGATTTAG
- a CDS encoding LysM peptidoglycan-binding domain-containing protein: MITQKPAFTGPEPAQPEQPVQSSPTLRIALIGCGFFAITTTLLLLQPDTSQTVGAAPAPAPAAVKNSAATTQVQVSRAETGLDLLGTGAPPVDGVPNVDPLSAVVQASLRATTAQQPVKTPPVSAATANDTALKALSEGVLAGLGKPSTLTGAAPKSDPMRDMTAGVLASLTDTRTPAGTTGSNPTSPAPAANKNTSLETLISQALTQGKSDAYLDALLNEAAAAGLVAVPAALQTNDGKVDTATLIATLIKQTPADPNAAPPLESFASGKGVEVRVVQRAGQTRQYNFYTVQSGDSLGSIARKFYGDARFHTKIFEANRQFLASPNKIRPGQRLSIPKLTAS, encoded by the coding sequence ATGATCACGCAAAAACCCGCCTTTACCGGCCCCGAACCCGCCCAGCCGGAGCAGCCCGTTCAATCCAGCCCGACCCTGCGCATCGCCCTGATCGGCTGCGGCTTCTTTGCCATCACCACGACGCTTTTGCTGTTGCAACCCGACACCTCTCAAACAGTCGGCGCCGCCCCCGCGCCCGCCCCTGCTGCCGTCAAGAACAGCGCCGCCACCACCCAAGTGCAGGTCTCTCGCGCCGAAACCGGCCTCGATTTGCTCGGAACCGGCGCGCCCCCAGTCGACGGTGTGCCCAACGTCGATCCGCTCAGCGCCGTGGTGCAGGCCTCGCTCCGCGCCACAACGGCACAGCAACCGGTCAAAACGCCCCCCGTTTCGGCCGCCACCGCGAATGACACCGCCCTCAAAGCCCTCAGCGAAGGTGTCCTCGCCGGTCTCGGCAAACCCTCCACCCTCACCGGCGCCGCGCCAAAATCCGACCCGATGCGCGACATGACCGCAGGTGTGCTGGCCTCGCTCACGGACACCCGCACCCCGGCGGGCACGACGGGCTCCAACCCCACTAGCCCCGCCCCGGCGGCCAATAAAAACACCTCGCTCGAAACGCTGATTTCCCAAGCACTGACCCAAGGGAAGTCCGACGCCTATCTCGACGCGCTCCTGAACGAAGCCGCCGCCGCAGGGCTGGTCGCCGTTCCCGCCGCCTTGCAAACCAACGACGGCAAAGTTGACACCGCGACCCTGATTGCCACGCTGATCAAGCAAACGCCCGCCGATCCCAACGCCGCACCGCCCCTTGAATCCTTCGCCAGCGGCAAAGGCGTCGAAGTGCGCGTGGTGCAGCGGGCCGGACAAACCCGACAGTATAATTTCTACACGGTGCAATCCGGCGACAGCCTCGGCTCGATTGCGCGCAAATTCTATGGTGACGCCCGCTTCCACACCAAGATTTTCGAGGCCAATCGCCAATTTCTGGCATCACCGAACAAAATTCGCCCCGGACAACGGCTTAGCATCCCCAAGCTCACCGCGTCCTAG
- a CDS encoding rhodanese-like domain-containing protein, whose translation MQRILRLAMGASVALAVPAMAQDVNITPELANRTFILKGEPVVIERIQDPTHTLAPDYTKTSRACPPACIQPLTAAPGVATIAELEVMDFLEQRVATGGGLLVDTRAPDGFNTATLPGAVNVPLATLEPTNPYRDEILKALGARQTSAGWDFSNALELALFCDGPWCSETPRAIRNLTDAGYPAAKLKYYRGGMQLWQLFGLSLRDGVS comes from the coding sequence ATGCAGCGCATTTTGCGCCTCGCGATGGGAGCAAGCGTCGCACTCGCCGTGCCGGCAATGGCACAAGACGTCAACATCACGCCAGAGCTGGCCAACCGCACGTTCATCCTCAAGGGTGAACCCGTGGTGATTGAACGTATTCAGGACCCAACCCATACGCTTGCGCCCGACTATACCAAAACCTCGCGCGCCTGTCCGCCCGCCTGTATTCAGCCGCTCACCGCCGCGCCCGGCGTTGCCACGATTGCCGAACTCGAAGTCATGGATTTCCTCGAACAACGCGTCGCCACTGGCGGCGGGTTGCTTGTCGATACCCGTGCGCCGGACGGGTTCAACACAGCCACGCTGCCCGGCGCGGTCAATGTGCCGCTCGCCACGCTCGAGCCGACAAACCCCTACCGCGACGAAATTCTAAAAGCCCTCGGCGCACGGCAAACATCTGCCGGTTGGGACTTCAGCAATGCGCTCGAACTGGCGCTGTTTTGCGACGGGCCGTGGTGCTCTGAAACGCCCCGCGCCATCCGCAATCTGACCGATGCGGGCTATCCCGCGGCCAAGCTGAAATACTACCGCGGTGGAATGCAGCTCTGGCAATTGTTCGGCCTCTCGCTGCGCGACGGGGTCAGCTAA
- a CDS encoding bifunctional folylpolyglutamate synthase/dihydrofolate synthase, whose product MTATSDAILDRMMALHPKIIDLTLDRMWRLLDALGNPQNALPPVIHIAGTNGKGSTQAMIRAGLEGSGHRVHAYTSPHLARFHERIRLAGALIDEDHLTSVLDECYAANNGETITYFEITTCAALLAMSRSHADYTLLEVGLGGRLDATNVLDRPALTVITPISIDHEQFLGNTLTKIAGEKAGILKRGVPCVVGPQQDEALEVIEARAARLAAPLIAQGQHWHVYEERDRLVFQDETGLLDLPLPVLPGAHQIDNAGAALAALRALGTGTPETAMTNATWPARLQRLRSGPLADAAPGVELWLDGGHNAAAGQAIARHLAALPARPTHLICGMLNTKDISGYLSPMAPQVQSLTAVSIPGESATLPAADTAAAASAAGMTAQTATSVASALAAISATTPNARVLICGSLYLAGAVLRENG is encoded by the coding sequence ATGACCGCAACATCCGACGCCATCCTCGACCGGATGATGGCGCTCCACCCCAAGATCATCGACCTGACGCTTGATCGCATGTGGCGGCTGCTCGATGCGCTGGGCAATCCGCAAAACGCCCTGCCGCCGGTGATCCACATCGCTGGCACCAATGGCAAAGGCTCGACCCAAGCGATGATCCGCGCCGGGCTCGAAGGCTCGGGCCACCGCGTCCACGCCTATACCTCGCCGCATCTGGCGCGCTTTCACGAACGCATCCGCCTCGCCGGGGCGCTGATCGACGAAGACCACCTGACGTCGGTGCTCGATGAATGCTATGCCGCCAACAACGGCGAGACGATCACCTATTTCGAGATCACGACCTGCGCCGCCCTTCTCGCCATGTCGCGCAGCCATGCCGATTACACCCTGCTCGAAGTCGGCCTCGGCGGGCGGCTTGATGCGACCAATGTCCTCGACCGGCCCGCGCTCACTGTCATCACCCCGATCTCCATCGACCACGAGCAATTCCTCGGCAATACGCTGACCAAGATCGCGGGTGAAAAGGCCGGCATTCTCAAACGCGGCGTGCCCTGCGTCGTCGGCCCGCAACAGGACGAGGCGCTCGAAGTGATCGAAGCCCGCGCCGCCCGCCTTGCCGCGCCGCTGATCGCACAGGGCCAGCACTGGCACGTCTATGAAGAACGCGACCGGCTGGTGTTTCAGGATGAAACCGGCCTGCTCGACTTGCCCCTGCCCGTGCTGCCCGGGGCGCATCAGATCGACAATGCCGGGGCCGCTCTCGCCGCCCTGCGCGCACTTGGGACCGGCACGCCCGAAACCGCGATGACCAACGCCACGTGGCCTGCCCGCCTGCAACGCCTGCGCTCCGGCCCTCTAGCCGATGCGGCCCCCGGCGTGGAGCTCTGGCTTGATGGCGGGCACAACGCCGCCGCCGGACAGGCCATCGCCCGCCACCTCGCCGCCCTACCGGCGCGGCCCACGCATTTGATCTGCGGGATGCTCAATACCAAGGACATCTCGGGCTATCTCTCCCCGATGGCCCCGCAGGTGCAAAGCCTGACCGCCGTGTCGATCCCCGGAGAGAGCGCAACCCTCCCCGCCGCCGACACCGCCGCCGCCGCCAGCGCCGCTGGCATGACCGCGCAAACCGCAACCAGCGTTGCCAGCGCGCTTGCCGCGATCAGCGCCACGACGCCAAACGCCCGCGTCCTGATCTGCGGCTCGCTCTACTTGGCCGGGGCGGTTCTGCGCGAAAACGGCTAA